The DNA segment CGTCAGCGTCGGTTGGCAGGAAATATGCTCTAAGTTCCATCGGGTCCATGAAATAACGAAAGCCAACTGCATGGAGAGCGATCGTTATCTGACCCAGAACGTGAAGGACGGAAAATTCCTAGCCTACAGATGCAAGAACAACATGTGGGAGGTCGTCACCCCGATCTATGTCGGGGGGAAGCACATGGGAAACCTGTTCATCGGACAATTCTTTTTCGACGACGAGCCCATCGATATCGATCTGTTCAATGGAAACGCGGAGAGATATGGCTTTGAAAAAGGAGCCTATCTAACCGCCTTGAGTCAGGTGCCACGGATCAGCAGGGAGAGGGTCAATGACCTGATGAACTTCAATGTCAAACTAACTTCGCTTATTTCTCTCCTAGGTTACTGCAACCTAAGACTGATCAATGATAATAATGAGCGAAAGGTAATCGAGAAGGCCTTCCGGGAGAAGGAGAACGTCATTGACCGCATACTGTCCGCCGATCCAAATGGCATACTGATCTGTGATATCGACAATGACCAAATTGTATATCGTAATCCAAGGAGCATCGAACTGCTGGGCCATCTCCCGGAAGATATGAGATCGATCTCCGATGTGATCAAGGCGAGGGTCTATTCCGAAGACACATGGAAGATCGATAAAGCGATCTCGGAGATGAGAGATCTCAAGGATTACGAGACCAACGAGACCGAGATCAGACTCCTCAACCATATGGACCAATGGATATGGGCGCATCTGTATCTTGTCCCCTTCACGAGGAATGAGAACGGTGGGTTGACCCAGATACTATTGGTCATGCAGGAAGTGACCGAGCGTATCATGGCGGAAAAAGAGATGTCCCTTCAGCTTGAAGAGATATTCAGGACCAACGAGCTACTGACCGAGACCACCAGGGAGTTGAGCAAGAGCGAGAACGCGCTAAGGAAGGCCAACGACCAGCTGAACATAATGAACACGATCACCCGTCATGACGCCATGAACCAACTCATGGTCATCCAAGGATTCGCGACCCTCTTGGAAGGGGGTGACCTCCCCCCTAAGTATGCTGACTACGTGAAAAAGATGACCAGATCAGTCCAGGCCATCCAGGAGCAGCTGGAGTTCGTCAAGATCTACCAGGACATCGGCGTCAAGGCTCCGACATGGCAGAATCTGAACGATTGCGTCCAAAATGCAAAAAGAACGCTGACATTGAAGGACATGGAATTGCGGGAGAAGAACCTGGACATTTGGATACTGGCGGACCCGATGCTGCCCAAGGTGATCTTCAACCTGCTCGAGAATGCCGTCAGGCATTCAGGAGGAGCCAAGCTGATGACCGTTTCCGCTGAAGAAGCAGGGAACGTGCTCAAGATCGTTTTCGAGGACAATGGATCCGGAATAACGCCAGAGGACAAGGTCCACCTTTTCGAGCGGGGATTCGGCAAGCACACCGGGCTGGGGCTGTTCCTTATCAGGGAGATCCTGAACATCTCCAATATCCAGATCGTTGAGAACAGCGAACCAGGTAAGGGAGCAAGGTTCGAGATATCTGTGCCATCTGGTTCGTGGTGCAGCAACTAGGGGGCACATTTTTCACCATCTACCGATGATACGACCATGTCTGGGAACAGATAACAATAACTGTTAACATTTTTAATGCGACATAAACTAACCATACCATATCCCATGGGTTGTAACCGCGAGCAGGACAATACATCCA comes from the Methanomassiliicoccales archaeon genome and includes:
- a CDS encoding PocR ligand-binding domain-containing protein — protein: MPAGEGADPLIGDVSACIMDLPHIRVNLQDIIEVPKIQSLIDDFYKLTNIGLAIVDLEDNILVSVGWQEICSKFHRVHEITKANCMESDRYLTQNVKDGKFLAYRCKNNMWEVVTPIYVGGKHMGNLFIGQFFFDDEPIDIDLFNGNAERYGFEKGAYLTALSQVPRISRERVNDLMNFNVKLTSLISLLGYCNLRLINDNNERKVIEKAFREKENVIDRILSADPNGILICDIDNDQIVYRNPRSIELLGHLPEDMRSISDVIKARVYSEDTWKIDKAISEMRDLKDYETNETEIRLLNHMDQWIWAHLYLVPFTRNENGGLTQILLVMQEVTERIMAEKEMSLQLEEIFRTNELLTETTRELSKSENALRKANDQLNIMNTITRHDAMNQLMVIQGFATLLEGGDLPPKYADYVKKMTRSVQAIQEQLEFVKIYQDIGVKAPTWQNLNDCVQNAKRTLTLKDMELREKNLDIWILADPMLPKVIFNLLENAVRHSGGAKLMTVSAEEAGNVLKIVFEDNGSGITPEDKVHLFERGFGKHTGLGLFLIREILNISNIQIVENSEPGKGARFEISVPSGSWCSN